Proteins encoded in a region of the Vicia villosa cultivar HV-30 ecotype Madison, WI linkage group LG5, Vvil1.0, whole genome shotgun sequence genome:
- the LOC131605416 gene encoding uncharacterized protein LOC131605416, with amino-acid sequence MAAGKIRRLLLLFVRREQKNEREEPPSCLFFIILCLVPSVQIPAKFKVPDFEKYKGSSCPQSHLVMYARKMSTYADNHQLLIHYFQDSLTGAALKWYTGLDSTNIRTFNDLGEAFVRQYKYNSDMAPDRDQLRSMAQKDHEAFKEYAQRWRETAAQINPPLKEKEMTKIFLNTLSPFYYERMIASAPSDFTEMVNMGMRLEEGVRTGRLTKEGGSSSGTKKFGSGFPKKIICLPGPVPYNSDKAVPYNYNATMIKDGQEVPLPTLSSVVNIADVSRVTRSGRVYTPLPPKQPVAPTTGQNPVVTPVGNPGNSCQSEYKIVDQLMQTPSKISILSLLLNSEAHREALMKVLDQAFVDHDVTVDHFDGIIANITACNNLSFCDEELPEEGRNHNLALHISMNCQSDSLSNVLVDTGSSLNVMPKTTLARLSYQGMPMKFSGVVVKAFDGSRKSVIGEVNLPMTIGPHTFQITFQVMDIQAAYSCLLGRPWIHEAGAVTSTLHQKLKFVTNGKLVTISGEQALMVSHLSNFSFISADDVEGTQFQGLSLEDESSRKKASISSYKEAVKVVKDGTTTGWGQVVIPTKNETRAGLGC; translated from the exons ctatgtttggttcccagtgtacaaatacctgctaaattcaaggtccctgactttgagaagtacaaaggtagttcttgtccacaaagccatcttgtgatgtatgccagaaagatgtctacttatgcagataatcatcagttgcttatccattactttcaagacagtttgactggtgccgcactgaagtggtacacaggcttggatagcactaatattcggactttcaatgacctaggtgaggcctttgtccgacaatacaagtataactcggatatggctccagacagagatcagcttcgatccatggctcagaaagaccatgaagctttcaaagagtatgcccaacgatggagagaaactgctgctcagattaatccaccgttaaaagagaaagagatgacaaagatcttcttgaatactctcagtccgttttattatgaacgcatgattgctagtgctccaagtgatttcaccgaaatggtaaacatggggatgcgtctagaagaaggagtccgaaccggacgtctaactaaagaaggtggatcttcaagcggaaccaaaaagttcggaagtggtttcccaaagaag atcatttgtctacctggacctgttccttataactctgacaaggcagttccatacaactacaatgccacaatgataaaggatggacaagaagttcctttacctactctttcatctgttgtaaacattgctgatgtgagtcgtgtaacaagaagtggacgtgtgtatactccattacctccaaagcagcctgttgctcctacaaccggacaaaatcctgttgttacaccagtagggaatcctggaaactcctgtca aagtgaatacaagattgtggatcagcttatgcagactccttcgaagatctccatactttcattacttttaaactcagaagcccacagggaagccctgatgaaggtcttggatcaagcttttgtagatcatgatgtgactgttgatcactttgatgggataatagctaacataacagcttgtaacaatttaagcttctgtgatgaagaactccccgaggagggtagaaatcacaatcttgctttgcacatttctatgaactgtcagtcagactctttgtccaatgtattggtagacaccggatcttccttgaatgtgatgccaaagacgactcttgctcgcttgtcttaccaaggaatgcctatgaagttcagtggtgtagttgtcaaagcatttgatggatcgcgaaaatctgttatcggcgaagtcaaccttcccatgacaattggtccacatacatttcaaatcaccttccaggtcatggacattcaagctgcttatagctgtctgttaggacgaccttggatccatgaagcaggggcagtaacttctacgctccatcaaaagttaaaatttgtaacaaatggaaaattggtaacaataagtggggagcaagccttgatggtgagccatttgtccaatttctcttttatcagtgctgatgatgtggaaggaactcagttccaaggtctctctttagaagacgaatcttccagaAAGAAAGCATCgatttcttcttacaaagaggcagtaaaagtagtgaaagatggaactaccactggctgggggcaagttgtgatccctaccaaaaatgaaaccagagcaggtctcggatgt